In Centropristis striata isolate RG_2023a ecotype Rhode Island chromosome 8, C.striata_1.0, whole genome shotgun sequence, the genomic window ATTGTCatgttcatttttaaactttaaagctTCAGGTACAAATGGTAAACGTTGCAGTCTTGCATTTTCTAGgtattaaagtcacaataaaatttatttttcaagCAGTTTTGTTAACATTGTATAATACATTTAAGTGTCAGGCTGGCAAAGTTTTTCTAACTGATAAATtggataaattaaactgattaCGGTATTCTTATCTAATAATACCGGTTCCCTGCTTGCTTTTTGTATCTCATTGAGGCCAAACAAAAGGACGTCCAGTCAAGCTGTGAATATAAGTTTTCCTGGAAACAAAACAGAGAGGACCTTCAAAGAGATTTTCCATTGACACTTTGTCCGTGCAGCAATGTTAAGCTGATTTGGGTTTCCAGTACCAGTTTTGCTGCACTGAGTTGTGCGAAGCGATTACAAGCAGAAACAACCACTGTGAGATTACATTAAGAGCTGCAGAAAACAAACTCACAAACTTATTTATCTGACTGAAAATCACTTGCAGCAAACGTTGTCAGTGTAAGATAAGTAGATCATCCATCAGTTAAAGACGCCTTCAAGAGCCCTCTTGTAATAGAGACGCTGATGTGCAGAGCCGAGCCGAGCCGAGCCGAACCAACACATGTATAAAGGGGTTTAGGAGGACTGGAACATATTTTTGTCTTGGCTACCTTGTAAGAGGTGCAAGGTTTAATGTAGTTCTGTAAGCTCTTTAATGTTAATATGGGTGAACGGATGGGTCTACATATGTTGCTATGGTAACAAGCATGTTCTTGTGTGTAGGTACATCGCTGGGTGAACTATGAATCGATGTTAAAAGAGTGCCTTGTGGGAAGGATGGCCATGAAGACCACCACGGCAATCAAAGGTATAAActcacccacaaacacacacatacagtattttcTGCAGCAGTGCAGCAGACACAGACCTGCCTGTGCAGTTATATAATAGGATTTGCAGCGTCTGTGGACCAACTGTGGACAGGATGCAAATGTGTCTCATGCATATGTACATGAAGAATTGTTTACTGCATAAATAAATGACCAATCAGTTCAAAATAAAAGGCCAACAACAATGTAAGGTATTTCTTTGGATATGACTATACTTAAGTATACTACACTTTTTCAGTAATAAAGCAAAGGCTGCTTGAAATAAACAGAGTTTATTTAGAAAGAAGTAGgataatattcattcattcattatccttaaacGCTTATCCACACACGGGTCGTGGGGCTTGGatcctatcccagctgacactgggtcAGAGGCGGGTACAGCTTGGACaagtcgccagactatcacagggctgacacatagagacagacaatcacgctctcatacaCACCTATGGCCAATTTAGAATCACCAATTAAAGTACCCGGTGAGTtcctgacacagggagaacatgcaaactccacacagcagAACTGCAAGCCAAATTATTATGAAAATACAATTTCGACGAAACAAAATTGATCACAAATCAATGTTAGACAAGTTTGGTGATTCATTTGCCAAGTGCGCGTAATAACGGGAAACAACTTAATGAGGTtgttccacattattaagcaAGTCAAAGGTTTCATTCAATAGAGGGGGGGGTCTTTCTGCAGATGAAAAGCCTGAAATAGTGCAGTATCTTGCGAAAGGTATGAAAACACTGGATATTTCACGAAAAAATTAAGAGAGATCATCGCACTGTGAAAAAATTTGTGTCTGATTCAGAGAGCAGGCGGGTTTGTTCAGAAAAAGCCACTGATGAGTTGCTAACAGGTATTTAATGCTGCTGGTGCCCCTGGAGTCCCAAGAACTGCTCATGTGACTAGTGAGAGAGAAGGGATTTGAAAAACACAACGATATGTTCATCTCTAGCAAGTGTCTGCAACTTGATTTTCATTTAGTGGTAAAAGGAGTGAATAATCAGTGGCCGCCTTAAAAtctgtcttgtttttcttctcagCTATCATCCCTCCTACACCAGTGACTGGCCTCGCTCCACCTGTGTCAGTGGCTCCTGCCCCAAACAAAGACTCTCGGCCTCGGTATGAAAGAACATAGTATATCAAAAAACAACAGCTACAAAGTTTTACAGCTTTATACATAATCACTGACAATATTGTTACTGTATCTGTTGTTTGTGTAGGTACGACTGGTTCCAAACAGATGTGACTGTTCATCTGGTCGTTTATGCTAAAAGAAAGGTACTCACTCACCATActagagagggagggagagggaaaggGAGATTTTCAGAGACATATTCCATTGGATTTGTAATAAGTTGTAATTAATTATCAGTGGGAGAGCAGAGCTCATTAGTGTAAAGGACAAATAAGAGAGGCGACAACACACAGGCAGCTGCCGTGTGCCAGTGTATGGCAGTGATCCATCACTGTAAAAGCATGAAGTAAGAAAAGAGTAACACTGTTTATTGACTACCCCTTTAATGTACAGCTTATTTTACATAACATAATCTACTTAATTAATGATCTCTCTTTATCTTCACTTTTGCAGGCGGGTTTAGTGAATGATGAATTGGgctgcctttctctctctgttcaaACAACGTTGATAAGATTTTTTATCTTCAAGTCTTTCAAGTCTATTTTAATAATGCAAGTTTGAAGCATTAGGTGACAATcttaatgaatattttaagcATGAAGTTACCAATTGACCAAAGAGGTGCCTGCATCAAAGGTTAGGATGTTTTGAtggaaattgctttttttgtcagaTCCCCAGCTCTGGCTGTTCCATTGTTGACCTTGAGGCGGGTGTTCTACGACTGGAAGTGCTGCTGGGGAAAATGTCCTACATGATACACTTACGTGAGTAGAGATGTGGCTTTCAACATTTGAATGTGCTGTCTTCAGGATAACCATAAGTGAGGACACATTTTAATTGTTACAGAGAACTTACTGTGGTTGCGACAGACATGATGTGATTTAGCAGACTCAAGGCACAAGTATGTGTATTTCTGTATGTGTGAACTAGCACATTTCCTCAATTGATCAAAACGCTTGCTATTCAAGTGGCATTGTAAATGTGAAGTtgtcagtgttgtgttgtgtgtcacATAGGAAATAGTCTTTGTCAAAGTCAACATCATAAGaatctgctaaaaaaaaaagtcctataACAAAAACTACCGTTGCAAACGGTCTTTTTTatgttctgttttttaattgttatttacaCTGTGTCCCAGAGGTGCTGATTACTGTCTTTTAGAGCTGCTGAGAGGGTGTGTGTGCTGTTGTAAGGATTTTGGCATCCATTTATTGAAATGAGGGCACGTCTGTTTCACTAGTTGTTTTACTGAAATCTAGCTGCAGAACCCAAACTTCATCTGAATGTTGCAGTTGCTTTCAAAGTATGGTATTAAACATGTTTCCGACACTGCCAAAATCAAACAGGATTTCTGTATAATTAGACATGAAAACACTGCACACAATATAAACAGATGATTTTGGTTGTAGAATCAGTgtcattttcatgctttttcagGTCTAGCTGATGAAGTTGAAGGACACGTTGAAGGTAAGACAACATCTTGAttcaatgaaaacaacaattatAGACAGTATttgcaaaatctgtgtattTCTCAAGTTCTGTTTCTTATGCTGTCATTTCTTCAACAGTCCACACTGCCTCCTTGGTGGGAAAGATCCAAGTCACCATACGCAAACAGGCCAAAGGAAAATGGTCAAGTCTTGGTCAACCACTGGAATTCcacaatacatttttacaaaaaaaagacagaggtgagaaaaaaaaaaacattccaccgtgtgtgtgtgtgtgtgtgtgtgtgtgtgtgtgtgtatacaaataaacatttttgtttgtcgtttgttaaaataataataataaaaacaaatatatatatatacatctgtctgtatcttgagctgctgtgacaactaaagtTCCCCTAAAGTCTTATTTGAATGTTAATGACATTGATTGTGTCGCATTAAATAATAACGTTGAGGTTCAGGAAGTGAAACTGTAGAATTGCATTAAAAGACCACCAAAATAATGAGCTTTTGTAGACTCGTCCTAACTCCTGCTTCGTCTCCTCATTctacatctgtttttttaatcttagaTATTTGCTTGCTTGATGGCTCATAATGATAAATATTGATCTCTTTCTACAGCACTCTACTATCGGGATTGTGTGTTGGTATCTAAAGCTGAGGTGAACCACAACACCCATATGTTCAGATTGCAACTTCCACGTGGGACTGTCATGCATGTGCCTGTTGGAAAACATGTCTACCTCAAAGCCTCCATTCAAGGTATGGTCCACTGAGTCAGTAGAAACATACAcagaaagtcacatgactgcttCTTTCAACAGTCTGCCTTAAGGTCCATCTAGAGATATCTAACTATCCTGCCTCTCTGTTCTAGATCTGCCTCCAAATCATTTGACACTTACCTTATTGGGCTTACTACTTTACCACAAATGATAGTTTCAAACATAGAACTAATTTCCTTTATTAAGCTTATGTGTTTCATCTTCCCTGTGCACTGTGAGCTTCATAGAAAACAAAGTCTAACCTCTAACCAAATCATGTCAGGCTCTACATTTAGTAATTAACTGTATGAGAAAAAGCTGGGAAAGGTAAAAAGAAGAACATTCGATCTGATTCTTTAAGAACTGTGGTTCATTCATGTTCACCGGTAATACAAAAATGTCAGGGCACTTAAATGATAACTATTGTTTAACATGAAGGTATAATTTCATGTATGAGGTGGTGCTATTGCCTTTTCGAAATATTTTCATAGGCATTATTGAAAGGAGAACAGATGATTCATAACTTGAATAGCATTGTATGTGTTGTAATGGGATGTCCATTAGGTGGCACCACAGTGATAAATCTAAGAAGTCTTAAATATTAGGTAGAGAGTTCAGTGGGTAGAGGAGAATAACTCAGACATTAAATACCAAATGAGTACAGATTAATATCTTACTGAGACACCCTTAAAGCATCATTAACACAAAATTCAAATTGTTCTGAAAGACTTGTGTGTACTGAACTAGATAAGATACTTCATATGtaatataaaaagttttttttttttgttcatatccAGACACGGAGGTAGTGAGGCCTTACACTCCAGTAGATCAGAACCTGGCAGCCACCTCCAGCCACTCCTCACAGGAAGCAGACCTCTACCTCATGATCAAGGTTTACCCTGACGGAGTGCTCACCCCACATCTCAACAACCTGCATATCGGTAAGTCACATCCAGTGTGTGAGTGGGCAGTGAGGAAAGAAGAAAGACGATAATgttggagagagagacaaagattCAGATGTACATAGATGAAAGCACAGGTTAGCTCTACATCTTGATCAGTTTTACCATGCAATCTGTGTGCTGTTGGGTTTTGTTTAGTAAGGCAGCATTATGCCGTCACTCTatgctgtggctcagttggtagagcggttgcACACTTATCGAaatgttggtggttcgatccctgaccgtcgaagtgtccttgggcaagatactgaactccAAATTGCTCCTAAttcatcggtgtatgaatgaattcctgatggtggcaggtggcaccatttaggttAGCTGgccaccagtgtatgaatgtgtgtgtaaatgggtgaatgagtgctgtTTTTAGTGTAAAAGCGCTTGAGCTCAAGGTGCACAAATGAACAAAGCACATCTGTTGTTTCCTACAGTGTTTGTGCTCTCTTGGATGTGTTTTCATCATTTATGTATTCACATCAACATCACTGTTACTCCAGACTTTCCTCTGTCTGCAATGTGTAATCCATTATATTCATTAATGTGTTTGTTCCCTTATATGCTTTTTTCCCTTCTAGGGGACTGTATATCTGTTAGTGGTCCAGAGGGAACCTTTAGCCTTCGCCCCCTTCGTGATGTCACATATCTCTACTTGCTGGCAGCAGGCACAGGGTTCACACCCATGGCTCGCCTCATCCAACTGGCCCTGCAGGACAGCATCAGGTGAGAACCATTAGAGGAAGATCATGAGACACAACACTTTGTCTAGAAACTggaaagtttgattgattgattttgatcTAATGTCAATTTTGAGgcttgtttttcaaaataaaagccccactcATTGTTGTTCACCAGGAATGGAATGATTGTCCATCAGCATTTACTATCCACAGTAGAGTATTGACATAACAGGCATTGTGTGTTCATTTTTACTGATTTTTACTTGATAATCAACAACATTTTTGTGTCCTCAGAAAAATCAAGCTGCTCTTTTTTAACCGAAGAGAGGAGGACATTCTGTGGCGCTGTGAACTGGATGCAC contains:
- the LOC131975595 gene encoding cytochrome b5 reductase 4, which encodes MLNIPTQSFPAACSQQRVGPSGQSGRNKVALKPGHSLMDWIRFSKSGKDLTGLRGRLIEVTQEELQKHNTRGDCWTCIRGMVYNVTPYMDYHPGGEEELMKAAGIDGTELFDQVHRWVNYESMLKECLVGRMAMKTTTAIKAIIPPTPVTGLAPPVSVAPAPNKDSRPRYDWFQTDVTVHLVVYAKRKIPSSGCSIVDLEAGVLRLEVLLGKMSYMIHLRLADEVEGHVEVHTASLVGKIQVTIRKQAKGKWSSLGQPLEFHNTFLQKKDRALYYRDCVLVSKAEVNHNTHMFRLQLPRGTVMHVPVGKHVYLKASIQDTEVVRPYTPVDQNLAATSSHSSQEADLYLMIKVYPDGVLTPHLNNLHIGDCISVSGPEGTFSLRPLRDVTYLYLLAAGTGFTPMARLIQLALQDSIRKIKLLFFNRREEDILWRCELDALAANSERFQVEYILSDPCNSWTGRKGQVDESVLNNFLNKPDGSKCYVCVCGPTAFTERTTGLLKQQGFSKEEIHAFQG